One genomic segment of Aliarcobacter cibarius includes these proteins:
- a CDS encoding YdgA family protein: protein MKKIVLGLAVLVAIVIAVCFTLRSTANSKIEAKIEELKNNGFNVTYNKKDVLLKIEAEGKIEVAYAQKALDYVISLQEQGELKKSLEKAIKLFDKRDIDSALEGLSVDYDFKVNILNKKLDLNLYLTKLSNSLMQELLSNQDNKSTNTLENMLKNREFQVSIDENKNYKIKDINYVMPDGTMTLRGMNGDIKTFNMDLLKLTSKEDNFTFSFEGIKSFYEEKLNQAVDSKLDIAKIEIIDNSIDLNLKNTKISSFSKIVNDLIEGNSKISFDEFNLKQPNELGAATQTSLKNSFIELSFNKVPFKKYEEFMDAYNSLEQDSDKLATKSKEFLDALSKAGIEIFLNGNSKNLNLQNKEWFKELDFKSKFALSKDLSSMKFEGIYDIFETINLDLKIDKESVDNVNKELKLDENNKIVLLDSEDKKFKVFKVELKPDGLYVNNTLSVTKEGLKFPENEIDNSYMYDESGNYETEDDNRVSYNYKLLDKNTLRVEFKYKTALQKINSGGISVSFPQLKDGSKIKAKSSKNFASLDFYKAGDDLYSGMLGKNVKAEYLMVEGFDENWKDVNSEKTFTLDIDVTDFNDFLEINLRGYSSNVEGEYELVPTEKSSQTQDQQSYFVKIADIDLLEEKGKFK, encoded by the coding sequence ATGAAAAAGATAGTTTTAGGATTAGCTGTTTTAGTTGCTATTGTTATTGCTGTATGTTTTACTTTGAGAAGTACAGCAAATAGTAAAATAGAAGCAAAAATAGAAGAGTTAAAAAATAATGGTTTTAATGTTACATACAACAAAAAAGATGTTCTATTAAAAATTGAAGCAGAAGGTAAAATAGAAGTAGCTTATGCACAAAAAGCTTTAGATTATGTAATTAGTCTTCAAGAACAAGGAGAACTTAAAAAAAGTCTAGAAAAAGCTATAAAGCTTTTTGATAAAAGAGATATTGATAGTGCTTTAGAAGGTCTTAGTGTAGATTATGATTTTAAAGTAAATATTTTAAATAAAAAACTAGATTTAAATTTATATTTAACGAAGTTGTCAAATAGTTTAATGCAAGAGTTATTATCAAATCAAGATAATAAATCAACAAATACTTTAGAGAATATGTTGAAAAATAGAGAATTCCAAGTATCTATCGATGAAAATAAAAACTATAAGATAAAAGATATAAATTATGTTATGCCTGATGGAACTATGACGTTAAGAGGTATGAATGGAGATATAAAAACTTTTAATATGGATTTATTAAAATTAACTAGTAAAGAAGATAATTTTACATTCTCTTTTGAAGGAATTAAAAGTTTTTATGAAGAAAAATTAAATCAAGCAGTTGATTCAAAACTTGATATTGCAAAAATAGAAATTATTGACAATAGTATAGATTTAAATTTAAAAAATACAAAAATTTCTTCTTTTTCTAAGATTGTAAATGATTTAATTGAAGGAAATTCAAAAATATCTTTTGATGAATTTAATTTAAAACAGCCAAATGAATTAGGAGCTGCTACTCAAACAAGCTTAAAAAATAGTTTTATAGAATTAAGTTTTAATAAAGTGCCATTTAAAAAATATGAAGAGTTTATGGATGCTTATAATTCTTTAGAACAAGATTCAGATAAATTAGCTACAAAATCTAAAGAGTTTTTAGATGCACTTTCAAAAGCTGGTATAGAAATATTTCTAAATGGTAACTCAAAAAATTTAAATTTACAAAATAAAGAGTGGTTTAAAGAGCTTGATTTTAAATCTAAATTTGCTTTAAGCAAAGATTTATCATCTATGAAATTTGAAGGTATTTATGATATCTTTGAAACAATTAACCTTGATTTAAAAATTGATAAAGAGTCTGTTGACAATGTAAATAAAGAGTTGAAATTAGATGAAAATAATAAAATAGTTTTACTTGATTCAGAAGATAAAAAATTTAAAGTTTTCAAAGTTGAATTAAAACCAGATGGTCTTTATGTTAATAATACTTTATCTGTAACTAAAGAGGGTTTGAAATTTCCAGAAAATGAGATAGATAACTCTTATATGTATGATGAGAGTGGAAATTATGAAACAGAAGATGATAATAGAGTATCTTATAATTATAAGTTGTTAGATAAAAATACTTTAAGAGTAGAGTTTAAATATAAAACTGCATTACAAAAGATAAATTCAGGTGGAATTAGCGTATCTTTTCCTCAATTAAAAGATGGTTCGAAAATAAAAGCTAAGAGTTCGAAAAACTTTGCCAGTTTAGATTTTTATAAAGCAGGAGATGATTTATATAGTGGTATGTTAGGTAAAAATGTTAAAGCTGAATATTTAATGGTAGAAGGTTTTGATGAAAACTGGAAAGATGTAAATAGTGAAAAAACATTTACTTTAGATATAGATGTAACAGATTTTAATGATTTCTTAGAGATAAATTTAAGAGGATACTCTTCAAATGTTGAAGGTGAATATGAATTAGTTCCAACTGAAAAATCTAGTCAAACACAAGACCAACAAAGTTATTTTGTAAAAATAGCTGATATAGATTTACTTGAAGAAAAAGGTAAATTCAAATAA
- a CDS encoding DUF3817 domain-containing protein has translation MFRTRFAQFRLISIIEGISYLILVFFAMPLKYFFAEPMAVKIFGMMHGIFFILFCIALYNAMRKYSWNFGFSLKLFIYSLVPFLFILIEKEIMKKRENI, from the coding sequence ATGTTTAGAACAAGATTTGCTCAATTTAGATTAATTTCAATTATTGAAGGAATATCTTATTTAATATTAGTTTTTTTCGCTATGCCGCTAAAATATTTTTTTGCTGAACCTATGGCTGTAAAAATTTTTGGAATGATGCACGGAATATTTTTTATTCTTTTTTGTATTGCTTTATACAATGCAATGAGAAAATATAGTTGGAATTTTGGATTTAGTTTAAAACTATTTATATATTCACTTGTTCCATTTTTGTTTATTTTAATAGAAAAAGAGATTATGAAAAAAAGAGAAAATATTTAG
- a CDS encoding B12-binding domain-containing radical SAM protein, with the protein MMNQIENKNIILTTLNSRFSHSSLSLRYLFANLKELKDEAKILEFVINSQNQTIAEEILAYKPKIVAISTYIWNATDVEEIVKYIKLISPSTIVALGGPEVSYLPHRVDFNMADYFMFGEGEVSVYNLCKNILGGIRPKDKIIQAKPVEFDKIELPYDYYTDFDIKNRHIYIESSRGCPFTCEFCLSSIDSSMRYLPTDVFINEIDKLWNRGARNYKFIDRTFNLKISYAKAILEYFLAKDEDYFLHFEVIPDNFPLELRELLKQFKAGSLQLEVGIQTLNLDVAKTINRNLKMEKIKDNLSFLSNETNAHMHIDLIVGLPGETIESFRENLDLLYTLSNGEIQIGILKKLSGTTLSRHDEVYGMVYNPNPPYDILKNNQIDFSLMQDMKRFARFWDIVYNSGNFIKTSKLLFKDGKVFDNFFDFSKWIYKRSESTFKISLDRVAEYLFEYLGQMYDEELIVKTILDDVMTVEGRKIPPFLKRYKKYEKEFIQIELNKANRRQILRKDNEE; encoded by the coding sequence ATGATGAATCAAATAGAAAATAAAAACATAATACTAACTACTTTAAATTCTAGGTTTTCTCACTCTAGCTTATCTTTGCGATATCTTTTTGCAAATTTAAAAGAGTTAAAAGATGAAGCAAAAATTTTAGAGTTTGTAATAAATAGTCAGAATCAAACTATTGCTGAAGAGATTTTAGCTTATAAGCCAAAAATAGTTGCTATTTCTACATATATTTGGAATGCAACAGACGTTGAAGAAATTGTAAAATATATAAAGCTAATTAGTCCAAGTACAATAGTAGCTCTTGGAGGGCCAGAAGTAAGTTATTTACCACATAGGGTAGATTTTAATATGGCAGATTATTTTATGTTTGGAGAAGGTGAAGTAAGTGTTTATAACTTATGTAAAAATATCTTAGGTGGAATTCGTCCAAAAGATAAAATAATTCAAGCAAAACCTGTAGAGTTTGATAAAATTGAGTTACCTTATGATTATTATACAGATTTTGATATAAAAAATCGACATATCTATATAGAAAGTAGTAGGGGTTGTCCTTTTACTTGTGAATTTTGCTTATCTAGTATTGATTCTAGTATGAGGTATTTACCAACAGATGTTTTTATAAATGAGATTGATAAACTTTGGAATAGAGGTGCAAGAAATTATAAATTTATAGATAGAACATTTAATCTAAAGATATCTTATGCAAAAGCAATTTTGGAATATTTCTTAGCAAAAGATGAAGATTATTTTCTACATTTTGAGGTAATTCCAGATAATTTCCCACTAGAACTAAGAGAGCTTTTAAAACAGTTTAAAGCTGGAAGCCTCCAACTTGAAGTAGGGATTCAAACTTTAAATTTAGATGTTGCAAAAACTATAAATAGAAATTTAAAAATGGAAAAGATAAAAGATAACTTATCTTTTTTAAGCAATGAAACAAATGCTCATATGCATATAGATTTAATTGTAGGACTACCTGGTGAAACTATTGAAAGCTTTAGAGAAAATTTGGATTTGCTTTATACTTTGAGTAATGGTGAAATACAAATAGGAATATTAAAAAAACTTTCTGGAACAACTTTAAGTAGACATGATGAGGTTTATGGAATGGTTTATAATCCAAATCCTCCTTATGATATATTAAAAAACAATCAAATAGATTTTTCACTTATGCAAGATATGAAGAGATTTGCAAGATTTTGGGATATAGTTTATAACAGTGGAAATTTTATAAAAACTTCTAAATTATTATTTAAAGATGGAAAAGTTTTTGACAACTTCTTTGATTTTAGTAAATGGATTTATAAAAGAAGTGAAAGTACTTTTAAAATTTCACTAGATAGAGTAGCTGAATACTTATTTGAATATTTAGGTCAAATGTATGATGAAGAGCTAATCGTAAAAACAATCTTAGATGATGTTATGACAGTTGAAGGTAGAAAAATACCACCATTTTTAAAAAGATATAAAAAATATGAAAAAGAGTTTATACAAATAGAACTAAACAAAGCTAATAGAAGACAAATTCTAAGAAAAGACAATGAAGAGTAA
- a CDS encoding DUF808 family protein, translating to MAGILGYLSILADDIGSLAGKTAATTAKSLATSLDDIGLLFDDIATYTKLASIKSSGLLVDDLAAIANFTNETTSEILKKELEKAKSAEEFAENIKKLDEKTQQEIIKELEHLREIAMLEAKRKAALRELPIVYKIAKGSFINKFIIIPVVLLLSYLAPWAIGPILIIGGAYLAYEGVESILEKFGHHQEEEQTTQKESSDEDFEKQKVKSAVKTDFILSFEIIVISLSLLDNSDFITKLMVLISVGILTTIFVYGIVAFIIKLDDIGFYLQEKKSITLQKIGNGFVNSMPYIIKTIGVLGTIAMLAVGGGIIAHETHILQSIENVIKSIPLGGFFSEIILGAIVGYVVVLIVPIFSKLFKSLKLSK from the coding sequence ATGGCTGGAATATTAGGCTATTTATCTATTTTAGCAGATGATATCGGATCACTTGCTGGAAAAACAGCAGCTACAACTGCCAAATCTCTTGCAACATCTCTTGATGATATAGGATTACTGTTTGATGATATAGCAACTTATACAAAACTTGCAAGTATAAAATCTAGTGGACTTTTAGTAGATGATCTTGCTGCTATTGCAAATTTTACAAATGAAACAACATCTGAAATCTTAAAAAAAGAGTTAGAAAAAGCAAAATCTGCTGAAGAATTTGCCGAAAATATTAAAAAACTAGATGAAAAAACTCAACAAGAAATTATAAAAGAGCTTGAACACTTAAGAGAAATTGCAATGCTTGAAGCAAAAAGAAAAGCAGCATTAAGAGAACTTCCAATTGTATACAAAATAGCAAAAGGAAGTTTTATAAACAAATTTATAATTATCCCTGTTGTTTTACTATTAAGTTATCTTGCACCATGGGCTATAGGTCCTATTTTAATTATTGGGGGAGCTTATTTAGCTTATGAAGGTGTTGAAAGTATTTTAGAAAAATTTGGTCATCATCAAGAAGAAGAGCAAACAACTCAAAAAGAGAGTTCAGATGAAGATTTTGAAAAACAAAAAGTAAAGAGTGCAGTAAAAACAGATTTTATCTTATCTTTTGAAATTATAGTTATTAGTTTAAGTCTTCTTGATAATAGTGATTTTATAACTAAACTTATGGTTCTAATCTCTGTTGGAATATTAACTACAATTTTTGTTTATGGAATTGTTGCATTTATCATAAAACTAGATGACATTGGTTTTTATTTACAAGAGAAAAAGAGTATTACTCTACAAAAAATAGGAAATGGTTTTGTAAATTCTATGCCTTATATTATTAAAACTATTGGGGTATTAGGTACTATTGCTATGCTTGCTGTTGGTGGAGGAATTATTGCTCATGAAACACATATTTTACAATCAATTGAAAATGTAATAAAATCTATCCCACTTGGTGGATTCTTTAGTGAAATAATACTAGGAGCTATAGTTGGTTATGTAGTAGTTTTAATAGTTCCAATATTTTCAAAACTATTTAAAAGTTTAAAATTAAGTAAGTAG
- a CDS encoding polysaccharide deacetylase family protein, whose protein sequence is MFSLSRINFILFFLSINLFSNDEFYTISICSNISYKDAVNCKNNILKEHKYDITITKDKEAKYYRTNYGIFNSKEEAQKIKDTLPDSLDKFQPLIIKLDKKVSNFEFYEIYPINQKTKIVEKEELKKDITNKKIAILTFDDGPLRATKNILEVVNEENIPATMFFIASQIENFKSIYEQALSYSNITIANHTYSHANNKYKKFYSNPDLVVEDIIKANSIISEDRSSKTASAFLPVRLAGRNVFRLPIITKNDNMIKKEQREIEIIGYDNIYKEGYYIYGWDIDWPYEPNGRPAKTPDEILNSMEKIYSKNNKVILLMHDFMFSNNFNGKENLKTLIQLLKDNGWSFENIENY, encoded by the coding sequence GTGTTTAGCCTTAGTCGTATTAATTTTATTTTATTCTTTTTATCTATTAATTTATTTTCAAATGATGAGTTTTATACCATTTCTATTTGTAGCAATATAAGTTATAAAGATGCAGTTAATTGTAAAAATAATATTTTAAAAGAGCATAAATACGATATTACAATCACAAAAGATAAAGAAGCTAAATATTATAGAACTAACTATGGAATTTTTAATTCTAAAGAAGAAGCCCAAAAGATAAAAGATACTCTACCTGATAGTTTGGATAAATTTCAACCCCTTATTATAAAACTAGATAAAAAAGTATCAAATTTTGAATTCTATGAAATATATCCAATAAACCAAAAAACTAAAATTGTAGAAAAAGAAGAGCTTAAAAAAGACATTACAAATAAAAAAATAGCTATTTTAACTTTTGATGATGGTCCATTAAGAGCAACGAAAAATATTTTAGAAGTAGTTAATGAAGAGAATATTCCAGCTACTATGTTTTTTATTGCTAGCCAAATAGAAAATTTTAAAAGTATTTATGAACAAGCTTTAAGTTATTCAAATATTACTATTGCAAATCATACATATTCACATGCAAATAATAAATATAAAAAATTTTATAGTAATCCTGATTTGGTTGTAGAAGATATAATAAAAGCAAACTCTATAATATCAGAAGATAGAAGTTCTAAAACAGCTTCAGCATTTTTACCTGTTAGACTTGCTGGCAGAAATGTCTTTAGGCTTCCAATAATAACAAAAAATGATAATATGATTAAAAAAGAGCAAAGAGAAATAGAAATTATTGGTTATGACAATATATACAAAGAAGGTTATTATATTTATGGTTGGGATATTGATTGGCCTTATGAGCCTAATGGGAGACCAGCAAAAACACCAGATGAAATTTTAAACTCTATGGAAAAAATATATAGTAAAAATAATAAAGTAATCTTGCTAATGCATGATTTTATGTTTAGTAATAATTTTAATGGAAAAGAGAATTTAAAAACGTTAATTCAGCTATTAAAAGATAATGGATGGAGTTTTGAGAATATAGAGAATTATTAA
- a CDS encoding BaiN/RdsA family NAD(P)/FAD-dependent oxidoreductase yields MEDIYDLIVVGAGPAGILASISAAKDKKRVLLLEKMPQIALKLKATGGGKCNLTNTLSQDEFCEKFGKSGRFIKDSLEEFSRDDLIEFFASIGVETIARDGFRIFPINHSSTIILEALTKELERLGVSIKTSIKIGSIQKIDEVFIINTPSQKFKSRNLVLATGGLGYPTLGATGDGYIFAKELGHKVTQTHPAMMPLFTKEKNFASCKADTIAKAILKVNISKYKNLKLVGDLIFTKEGLRGPVILDFAREITPILANYDEVPLLINFIKGKNEEEIYKHLKDEIVKNPTNTILENLETLLAPSVAIEILKLCEIEQNLRFKQIEGIKREKLVKTLAWTPFTIVGHDGFKQAMITRGGVSLKEIDSKTMQSKIVSGLYFCGEIVDIDGPCGGYNLQWSFSSGFLAGKSK; encoded by the coding sequence TTGGAAGATATTTATGATTTAATTGTTGTTGGTGCGGGACCTGCTGGGATACTAGCAAGTATTAGTGCGGCAAAGGATAAAAAAAGAGTTTTACTATTAGAAAAAATGCCACAAATTGCATTAAAACTAAAGGCTACAGGTGGGGGAAAGTGTAATCTTACAAATACTTTGTCTCAAGATGAATTTTGTGAAAAATTTGGAAAGAGTGGAAGATTTATAAAAGATTCTTTAGAAGAGTTCTCAAGAGATGATTTAATAGAATTTTTTGCTAGTATTGGAGTTGAAACAATTGCTCGGGATGGTTTTAGAATTTTTCCAATAAACCATAGTTCAACTATAATACTTGAAGCTTTAACAAAAGAGCTTGAAAGATTGGGAGTTAGTATAAAAACTTCTATAAAAATAGGGTCTATTCAAAAAATTGATGAGGTATTTATAATAAATACTCCTAGTCAAAAATTCAAATCAAGAAATTTAGTCTTAGCAACTGGAGGTTTGGGATATCCAACTTTAGGAGCAACTGGAGATGGTTATATTTTTGCTAAAGAATTAGGACATAAAGTCACACAGACACATCCAGCTATGATGCCTCTTTTTACTAAAGAGAAAAATTTTGCTTCTTGTAAAGCAGATACTATTGCTAAAGCTATTTTGAAAGTAAACATATCAAAATATAAGAATTTAAAACTTGTTGGAGATTTGATTTTTACAAAAGAAGGGCTTAGAGGACCAGTTATCTTAGATTTTGCAAGAGAAATTACACCTATTTTAGCTAATTATGATGAAGTTCCTTTGCTTATAAATTTTATTAAAGGTAAAAATGAAGAAGAAATTTATAAACATTTAAAAGATGAAATAGTAAAAAATCCAACAAATACTATTTTAGAAAACTTAGAAACTTTACTTGCTCCTAGTGTTGCAATTGAAATTTTAAAATTGTGTGAAATAGAACAAAATTTAAGATTTAAGCAAATAGAAGGAATAAAAAGAGAAAAACTAGTTAAAACTTTGGCTTGGACACCATTTACAATTGTTGGTCACGATGGTTTTAAACAAGCTATGATAACAAGAGGGGGAGTTAGTCTTAAAGAGATTGATTCTAAAACTATGCAAAGTAAGATAGTTTCAGGATTGTATTTTTGTGGTGAAATAGTTGATATTGATGGGCCTTGTGGAGGATATAATCTCCAATGGTCTTTTTCAAGTGGATTTCTAGCAGGAAAATCAAAATAA
- a CDS encoding pilus assembly FimT family protein: MKAFSLLEIIIAIVVMGLIFSFAIPKFNNINENSDILTLKSHYALIQSVITRKKSNEVLLQNNVNIDSLDSARINIKNEELFKNVLDTPILSTTINDKNYGNWAKISNVKYLFFTQSKTFEFVLENGNFVCISNENLCKEIE; this comes from the coding sequence ATAAAAGCTTTTTCATTACTAGAAATAATAATTGCAATAGTTGTAATGGGATTGATCTTCTCATTTGCTATTCCAAAATTTAATAATATAAATGAAAATTCAGATATTTTAACTTTAAAATCACATTATGCTTTGATACAATCTGTAATTACTAGAAAAAAGAGTAATGAAGTTCTACTTCAAAATAATGTAAATATTGATTCACTAGATAGTGCAAGAATAAACATAAAAAACGAAGAATTGTTTAAAAATGTATTAGATACTCCAATTTTATCTACAACTATAAATGATAAAAATTATGGTAATTGGGCAAAAATATCAAATGTAAAGTATCTGTTTTTTACACAAAGTAAAACATTTGAATTTGTATTAGAAAATGGCAATTTTGTCTGTATTAGTAATGAAAATTTATGTAAAGAGATAGAATGA
- a CDS encoding primosomal protein N': protein MNFYEVAILKSPLENLTYQSENLIEIGTLVEVTLANRKNSNQAIIIKKVEKPEFKCSDILKITDFCCSSFMLEVADFISKYYVCSMGQSLTIFQFFNKNIEYENKIIEFKKEINLSSFQQEAKDFLDSKKQALLFAKTGAGKTEIYIKTIKEVITNGKQAVFLMPEISLTPQMQKRLEEVFGKTIAIWHSKVSVKKRREILENLQNGEIKLIAGARSALFLPYKDLGLIIVDEEHDDSYKSDSTPRYNAKDLAIFIAKKFDIKLILGSATPSINSFHKIPYFELDRTFYETKKSYIFENTSQKISQNTLLKIENTIKSNHQTIVFLPTRANFKHQICFDCGKSVECPFCSVSMSLHKNDLALKCHYCGFTQKIPEFCPSCKTGIIKNHRVGTAEIEELLKNEFPKNIIKRFDTDTIKNERILKTILDEFNDNKIDVLVGTQMLSKGHDYHNVKLAVILGIDCLLNMNSYKAREKALSLLIQIAGRSGRNGFGEVVIETKNEEFFKHYLEEASYLDFLKDELEFRKDLYPPFVKLARVILSSTNGLKVKEELGEIVKYLKSINEIEVVGFGECAIFKIANKYRYEILIRSKNSKELLRSLHSIKSSHISIDMDTIY from the coding sequence ATGAATTTTTATGAAGTTGCAATTTTAAAATCACCTTTAGAAAATCTTACTTATCAAAGTGAAAATTTAATAGAAATTGGAACTTTGGTTGAAGTTACTTTAGCAAATAGAAAAAACTCAAATCAAGCCATTATTATAAAAAAAGTTGAAAAACCAGAGTTTAAATGTAGTGATATTTTAAAAATAACAGATTTTTGTTGTAGCTCTTTTATGTTAGAAGTTGCTGATTTTATTAGTAAATATTATGTTTGTTCAATGGGACAAAGTTTAACTATTTTTCAGTTTTTTAACAAAAATATTGAGTATGAAAATAAAATAATTGAGTTTAAAAAAGAGATAAACTTATCTAGCTTTCAGCAAGAAGCAAAAGATTTCTTGGATAGTAAAAAACAAGCTTTACTTTTTGCTAAGACGGGTGCTGGAAAGACTGAAATATATATAAAAACAATAAAAGAAGTTATAACTAATGGAAAACAAGCAGTTTTTCTAATGCCTGAAATCTCTCTTACTCCTCAAATGCAAAAAAGACTTGAAGAAGTTTTTGGAAAAACTATTGCAATTTGGCATTCAAAGGTTAGTGTTAAAAAGAGAAGAGAAATTTTAGAAAATCTTCAAAATGGTGAGATAAAACTAATTGCAGGAGCAAGATCTGCACTTTTTTTACCATATAAAGATTTAGGTTTGATAATAGTAGATGAAGAACATGATGATTCCTATAAAAGTGATAGTACTCCAAGATATAATGCAAAAGATTTAGCTATTTTTATAGCTAAGAAATTTGATATAAAACTTATTTTAGGAAGTGCAACACCTTCAATAAATAGTTTTCATAAAATTCCATATTTTGAATTAGATAGGACTTTTTATGAAACAAAAAAAAGTTATATTTTTGAAAACACAAGTCAGAAAATCTCACAAAATACACTTCTAAAAATTGAAAATACTATAAAAAGCAATCATCAAACAATAGTTTTTTTACCAACTAGAGCAAATTTTAAACACCAAATATGTTTTGATTGTGGTAAAAGTGTTGAATGCCCATTTTGTAGTGTGTCTATGAGTTTACATAAAAATGATTTGGCTTTAAAATGTCATTATTGTGGATTTACTCAAAAAATACCAGAATTTTGTCCTTCTTGTAAAACAGGAATTATTAAAAATCATAGAGTTGGAACGGCAGAGATAGAAGAACTTTTAAAAAATGAATTTCCAAAAAATATAATAAAAAGATTTGACACAGATACAATAAAAAATGAGAGAATTCTAAAAACGATACTTGATGAGTTTAATGATAATAAAATTGATGTTCTTGTTGGTACCCAAATGTTGTCAAAAGGGCATGATTATCACAATGTAAAACTAGCAGTTATTTTAGGAATTGATTGTTTGCTAAATATGAATTCCTATAAAGCTAGAGAAAAAGCATTGTCTTTACTTATTCAAATAGCAGGTAGAAGTGGAAGAAATGGCTTTGGAGAAGTTGTAATAGAGACAAAAAATGAAGAGTTTTTTAAACACTATTTAGAAGAGGCTAGTTATTTAGATTTTTTAAAAGATGAATTGGAGTTTAGAAAAGATTTGTATCCACCTTTTGTGAAACTTGCTCGAGTTATACTCTCTTCTACAAATGGATTAAAAGTAAAGGAAGAATTAGGAGAGATTGTAAAATATCTAAAATCAATAAATGAAATAGAAGTTGTTGGATTTGGAGAGTGTGCAATTTTTAAAATAGCAAATAAATATAGATATGAAATTTTAATTCGTTCAAAGAATTCAAAGGAGTTATTAAGATCTCTTCATTCTATAAAATCATCACATATTTCAATAGATATGGATACAATTTACTAA
- a CDS encoding tetrahydrodipicolinate N-succinyltransferase N-terminal domain-containing protein, with product MVNTKDEFKELVSSIEKQSWYKKPLAFGIARLSRGVLDKNLILEATYPTINWNENSGSGTVFLAAIKQSGYEIDINRSEAVFPLTDNFLTFCIEAYKPFYEEKEKHKNLQVISTLASLPIDSGLSADDFRVVFIFEDDKPQSVETTYLKLIAKHTKKVENLNLEGVEELLTNCAWIDGVPVELEWLRQNEIILKVADKFPKIDYVGKYSRLLKHIILSDDEIACKGSLLK from the coding sequence ATGGTAAATACAAAAGATGAGTTTAAAGAGCTTGTTTCAAGTATAGAAAAACAAAGTTGGTATAAAAAACCTTTGGCTTTTGGTATTGCACGATTGAGTCGAGGAGTTTTGGATAAAAATCTTATTCTTGAAGCTACTTATCCTACTATAAATTGGAATGAAAATAGTGGAAGTGGGACTGTGTTTTTAGCTGCTATTAAACAAAGTGGATATGAAATTGATATAAATAGAAGTGAAGCAGTTTTTCCTTTAACTGATAATTTTTTAACTTTTTGTATAGAGGCTTATAAACCATTTTATGAAGAAAAAGAGAAACATAAAAATCTTCAAGTTATCTCTACTTTAGCATCTTTACCAATAGATAGTGGTCTTAGTGCGGATGATTTTAGAGTCGTATTTATTTTTGAAGATGATAAACCACAAAGTGTTGAAACTACTTATTTAAAACTTATTGCAAAACACACTAAAAAAGTAGAGAACCTAAATTTAGAAGGTGTTGAAGAGCTACTTACAAATTGTGCATGGATTGATGGTGTTCCTGTTGAATTAGAGTGGTTAAGACAAAATGAGATTATTTTAAAAGTTGCTGATAAATTTCCGAAAATTGATTATGTTGGAAAGTACTCAAGACTTTTAAAGCATATAATTCTTTCTGATGATGAAATAGCTTGTAAAGGTAGTTTATTAAAATAG